A single genomic interval of Eurosta solidaginis isolate ZX-2024a chromosome 3, ASM4086904v1, whole genome shotgun sequence harbors:
- the LOC137244674 gene encoding putative nuclease HARBI1 isoform X5: MELPQKQFQTKYRLTKEIFMEILREINLREGVRSTYIPPILRLAATLEILAGGGYQWQTGGAPMGHSTLSKVFRSTLVSMDEHLCIVGAVDGTQLQLLRPVENEHIYFNRKGKHSINAMIVSIYICDHKLIIKAICPQYGGAAHDSFVWKASKERLVMERQYNSGNRNSWLLGDSGYPLEPWLMTPYRLREDEPDERKSFFNDTHSKARSIVERTIGVYKGRRRILSDDRKPKAEIFLFVPTMKL; encoded by the exons ATGGAGTTGCCACAAAAACA ATTCCAAACAAAATACCGGCTAACCAAAGAGATTTTTATGGAAATCTTAAGAGAAATCAACCTAAGGGAAGGTGTACGAAGCACGTATATTCCTCCGATTTTGAGGCTAGCAGCAACACTGGAGATATTAGCAGGTGGCGGTTACCAATGGCAAACTGGTGGAGCACCAATGGGGCATAGTACATTGTCGAAGGTTTTTCGCAGTACTTTGGTGTCTATGGATGAACATCTTTGTA TCGTTGGTGCCGTTGATGGTACTCAATTGCAGTTGCTAAGACCTGTGGAAAATGAACATATATATTTCAATAGAAAAGGAAAGCATAGCATTAATGCAATGattgtaagtatatat ATATGTGATCATAAACTAATAATCAAAGCTATATGCCCACAATATGGAGGTGCTGCACACGACTCATTTGTGTGGAAGGCCTCAAAAGAGCGACTGGTAATGGAGCGACAATACAACAGTGGGAATAGAAACTCGTGGCTATTGGGTGATTCGGGATACCCTCTTGAACCATGGCTAATGACCCCGTACCGGTTACGAGAAGATGAGCCAGACGAAAGGAAAAGCTTTTTTAATGATACTCACAGCAAAGCTAGGAGCATTGTTGAAAGAACTATTGGCGTTTACAAAG GCCGCCGGAGGATATTATCAGACGACAGAAAACCAAAAGCCGAAATATTCCTTTTCGTACCAACAATGAAGCTATAA
- the LOC137244674 gene encoding putative nuclease HARBI1 isoform X1, whose amino-acid sequence MELPQKQFQTKYRLTKEIFMEILREINLREGVRSTYIPPILRLAATLEILAGGGYQWQTGGAPMGHSTLSKVFRSTLVSMDEHLCSKWILFEKRFQPCKEWFNQKYNFPGVVGAVDGTQLQLLRPVENEHIYFNRKGKHSINAMIVSIYICDHKLIIKAICPQYGGAAHDSFVWKASKERLVMERQYNSGNRNSWLLGDSGYPLEPWLMTPYRLREDEPDERKSFFNDTHSKARSIVERTIGVYKGRRRILSDDRKPKAEIFLFVPTMKL is encoded by the exons ATGGAGTTGCCACAAAAACA ATTCCAAACAAAATACCGGCTAACCAAAGAGATTTTTATGGAAATCTTAAGAGAAATCAACCTAAGGGAAGGTGTACGAAGCACGTATATTCCTCCGATTTTGAGGCTAGCAGCAACACTGGAGATATTAGCAGGTGGCGGTTACCAATGGCAAACTGGTGGAGCACCAATGGGGCATAGTACATTGTCGAAGGTTTTTCGCAGTACTTTGGTGTCTATGGATGAACATCTTTGTAGTAAGTGGATACTTTTTGAAAAACGCTTTCAGCCATGCAAGGAGTGGTTtaaccaaaaatataattttcctgGAG TCGTTGGTGCCGTTGATGGTACTCAATTGCAGTTGCTAAGACCTGTGGAAAATGAACATATATATTTCAATAGAAAAGGAAAGCATAGCATTAATGCAATGattgtaagtatatat ATATGTGATCATAAACTAATAATCAAAGCTATATGCCCACAATATGGAGGTGCTGCACACGACTCATTTGTGTGGAAGGCCTCAAAAGAGCGACTGGTAATGGAGCGACAATACAACAGTGGGAATAGAAACTCGTGGCTATTGGGTGATTCGGGATACCCTCTTGAACCATGGCTAATGACCCCGTACCGGTTACGAGAAGATGAGCCAGACGAAAGGAAAAGCTTTTTTAATGATACTCACAGCAAAGCTAGGAGCATTGTTGAAAGAACTATTGGCGTTTACAAAG GCCGCCGGAGGATATTATCAGACGACAGAAAACCAAAAGCCGAAATATTCCTTTTCGTACCAACAATGAAGCTATAA
- the LOC137244674 gene encoding putative nuclease HARBI1 isoform X2 codes for MELPQKQFQTKYRLTKEIFMEILREINLREGVRSTYIPPILRLAATLEILAGGGYQWQTGGAPMGHSTLSKVFRSTLVSMDEHLCSKWILFEKRFQPCKEWFNQKYNFPGVVGAVDGTQLQLLRPVENEHIYFNRKGKHSINAMIICDHKLIIKAICPQYGGAAHDSFVWKASKERLVMERQYNSGNRNSWLLGDSGYPLEPWLMTPYRLREDEPDERKSFFNDTHSKARSIVERTIGVYKGRRRILSDDRKPKAEIFLFVPTMKL; via the exons ATGGAGTTGCCACAAAAACA ATTCCAAACAAAATACCGGCTAACCAAAGAGATTTTTATGGAAATCTTAAGAGAAATCAACCTAAGGGAAGGTGTACGAAGCACGTATATTCCTCCGATTTTGAGGCTAGCAGCAACACTGGAGATATTAGCAGGTGGCGGTTACCAATGGCAAACTGGTGGAGCACCAATGGGGCATAGTACATTGTCGAAGGTTTTTCGCAGTACTTTGGTGTCTATGGATGAACATCTTTGTAGTAAGTGGATACTTTTTGAAAAACGCTTTCAGCCATGCAAGGAGTGGTTtaaccaaaaatataattttcctgGAG TCGTTGGTGCCGTTGATGGTACTCAATTGCAGTTGCTAAGACCTGTGGAAAATGAACATATATATTTCAATAGAAAAGGAAAGCATAGCATTAATGCAATGatt ATATGTGATCATAAACTAATAATCAAAGCTATATGCCCACAATATGGAGGTGCTGCACACGACTCATTTGTGTGGAAGGCCTCAAAAGAGCGACTGGTAATGGAGCGACAATACAACAGTGGGAATAGAAACTCGTGGCTATTGGGTGATTCGGGATACCCTCTTGAACCATGGCTAATGACCCCGTACCGGTTACGAGAAGATGAGCCAGACGAAAGGAAAAGCTTTTTTAATGATACTCACAGCAAAGCTAGGAGCATTGTTGAAAGAACTATTGGCGTTTACAAAG GCCGCCGGAGGATATTATCAGACGACAGAAAACCAAAAGCCGAAATATTCCTTTTCGTACCAACAATGAAGCTATAA
- the LOC137244676 gene encoding uncharacterized protein, with amino-acid sequence MEKHNALSKNSLQNTNNGRAKKKQLWSKLTDLLNSNGPPVKVTQAWQKVWTDYKYNTKHKLTQRMNSLKRTGGGPYDAVSLNDTEERIIAVAKINEHLLGVPGATTHGSNTDHPCSSRQSEEAFINDCFTAISSAYSSSSNDENKAPSESPRNNITSGSVSDNEPPQTPTARKLTDPKMKIIEKEINNQEKFQTEMLRLSKESNEIGQKKLQLMEKQIAIEVQYKKIKVQVMEADLEKVKVELSLLKQKMNNK; translated from the exons ATGGAAAAGCATAATGCGTTATCTAAAAATAGCTTACAAAATACTAATAACGGCCGCGCGAAGAAAAAACAGCTATGGAGCAAATTAACGGACCTGCTAAATAGTAACGGTCCTCCTGTAAAGGTGACGCAGGCATGGCAGAAA GTATGGACTGACTACAAATATAACACGAAACACAAACTAACACAACGCATGAACAGTTTGAAAAGAACTGGCGGTGGTCCATATGACGCCGTTTCTTTAAACGACACGGAAGAACGAATAATTGCCGTAGCAAAAATAAATGAACATTTGTTGGGAGTTCCAGGCGCTACGACACATGGAAGCAATACAGATCATCCTTGTTCTTCTAGGCAGTCGGAGGAAGCATTCATAAACGACTGCTTCACAGCAATTTCGAGCGCATATAGTTCATCTAGCAACGACGAGAATAAAGCGCCAAGTGAGTCGCCAAGAAATAATATAACTTCAGGATCAGTAAGCGACAACGAGCCACCACAAACTCCCACAGCAAGAAAACTTACAGATCCcaaaatgaaaattattgaaaaagaaataaataatcagGAAAAATTTCAAACTGAAATGTTAAGGCTCTCAAAAGAAAGCAACGAAATTGGACAAAAGAAGCTGCAGTTAATGGAAAAACaaattgcaattgaagttcagtaTAAGAAAATTAAAGTGCAAGTAATGGAGGCGGATTTGGAAAAAGTAAAAGTTGAACTCTCTTTGCTGAAACAAAAAATGAATAACAAATGA